A genomic region of Mycobacteriales bacterium contains the following coding sequences:
- a CDS encoding FtsW/RodA/SpoVE family cell cycle protein, translating into MVVFAVAVTVLAYISVGLGADGNVPSGVVWYGAGLGALFLVAHLTVRRVAPYAEPLLLPIAALLNGLGLVMIHRIDLATANKAQRLSSVVPPGNAGLQLAWTAIGITLFVVTLVVIRDHRTLARYTYTAMALGLVLLLLPALLPASLSEVNGARIWIHLGPLSFQPGEIAKIVLVVFFAAYLVGKRELLSLAGRRFAGLELPRARDMGPVLLAWGATLAILIRESDLGTALLFFGFFLVMLYVATQRASWLLIGLGLFCVGALLASVVVSHVQERVDIWLHPFADPTGNGYQLVQGLFGFANGGIFGTGLGQGRPDLVPFASTDFIASAFGEELGLIGLTAILVLYLLFVERGVRAALSVRDGFGKLLAIGLAFAVALQVFVQVGGVMRLIPLTGLTLPFLSYGGSSLVSSWIIVALLLRVSDAARRPVQPPPPAAPAGEVLAAAPTEVFRR; encoded by the coding sequence ATGGTGGTCTTCGCGGTGGCCGTCACCGTGCTCGCCTACATCTCGGTCGGCCTCGGCGCCGACGGCAACGTGCCGTCCGGCGTCGTCTGGTACGGCGCGGGGCTCGGCGCGCTCTTCCTCGTCGCGCACCTCACGGTCCGGCGGGTGGCGCCCTACGCCGAACCCCTGCTGCTGCCCATCGCCGCGCTGCTCAACGGGCTCGGCCTGGTGATGATCCACCGGATCGACCTCGCGACCGCCAACAAGGCGCAGCGACTGAGCAGCGTCGTGCCGCCAGGCAACGCCGGGCTCCAGCTAGCGTGGACGGCGATCGGCATCACGCTGTTCGTCGTCACGCTGGTCGTCATCCGCGACCACCGCACCCTCGCGCGCTACACCTACACGGCCATGGCGCTCGGCCTCGTGCTGCTGCTGCTGCCCGCGCTGCTGCCGGCCTCGCTGTCGGAGGTCAACGGCGCGCGCATCTGGATCCACCTCGGCCCGCTGTCGTTCCAGCCGGGAGAGATCGCGAAGATCGTCCTGGTGGTGTTCTTCGCGGCCTACCTGGTGGGCAAGCGCGAGCTCCTGTCGCTCGCCGGCCGCCGCTTCGCCGGGCTCGAGCTGCCGCGCGCCCGCGACATGGGTCCGGTGCTGCTCGCGTGGGGAGCCACCCTCGCGATCCTGATTCGGGAGAGCGACCTCGGCACCGCACTGCTGTTCTTCGGCTTCTTCCTCGTCATGCTCTACGTGGCCACCCAACGCGCGTCCTGGCTGCTGATCGGGCTGGGCCTGTTCTGCGTCGGCGCGCTGCTGGCATCCGTCGTGGTCTCCCACGTGCAGGAGCGGGTCGACATCTGGCTGCACCCGTTCGCCGACCCGACCGGCAACGGCTACCAGCTGGTGCAGGGGCTGTTCGGGTTCGCCAACGGCGGCATCTTCGGCACCGGGCTCGGTCAGGGCCGGCCCGACCTCGTGCCGTTCGCCAGCACCGACTTCATCGCCTCGGCGTTCGGCGAGGAGCTGGGCCTGATCGGGCTGACGGCGATCCTCGTGCTCTACCTGCTGTTCGTCGAGCGTGGCGTGCGCGCGGCGCTGTCGGTGCGCGACGGCTTCGGCAAGCTGCTCGCGATCGGGTTGGCGTTCGCCGTGGCGCTGCAGGTCTTCGTGCAGGTCGGCGGCGTCATGCGGCTGATCCCGCTGACCGGCCTGACGCTGCCGTTCCTCTCCTACGGCGGGTCCAGCCTCGTCAGCAGCTGGATCATCGTCGCGCTGCTGCTGCGCGTCAGCGACGCCGCCCGCCGGCCGGTGCAGCCGCCGCCGCCCGCCGCCCCGGCCGGTGAGGTGCTCGCGGCCGCCCCGACGGAGGTGTTCCGCCGGTGA
- a CDS encoding PP2C family serine/threonine-protein phosphatase, which produces MRLRYAARSDVGLLRDGNEDSAYAGPRLLAVADGMGGHAAGEVASAVVIHTVSALDERNPGPDLLDALRAAVNDANDALRELVTTDAELDGMGTTLTALLWSEGRLGLVHVGDSRAYLLRDGVLTQITHDHTLVQGLVDEGRISAEEAEVHPQRALITNALDGRADVEPDLTMREAHVGDRYLICSDGLSGVVSAETIRDTLGEGSPDEAAERLVALALRGGGPDNVTVLVADLVDEEPTSSAPVITGAAAAEMHSGAIEDSPAARARAARPTPEGVEDEPPIRHRRRAPRALLGGAIVVLVLVAGVGAAYAWINGQWYVGAAHSNHAAGGDDVAIFHGVPGSIAGVALAQEHERVQLPVSALPQYEQQPVRDGIAAGTLGEARRIVHRLLEETCPSPTPSPSASPIPTPTATPRPTAGRSPAPRPTPSATPSPSPLIPTPPPPPACEGLK; this is translated from the coding sequence GTGAGGCTGCGCTATGCCGCACGGTCCGACGTCGGGCTGCTGCGTGACGGCAACGAGGACTCGGCCTACGCCGGTCCCCGGCTGCTCGCGGTCGCCGACGGGATGGGCGGGCACGCGGCCGGCGAGGTCGCCAGCGCGGTCGTGATCCACACGGTGTCCGCGCTCGACGAGCGCAACCCCGGGCCCGACCTACTCGACGCCCTGCGGGCCGCGGTCAACGACGCCAACGACGCGCTGCGCGAGCTGGTGACCACCGACGCCGAGCTCGACGGCATGGGTACGACGCTGACGGCGCTGCTCTGGTCGGAGGGCCGGCTCGGGCTCGTGCACGTCGGCGACTCCCGCGCCTACCTGCTGCGCGACGGCGTGCTCACCCAGATCACCCATGACCACACCCTCGTGCAGGGGCTCGTCGACGAGGGTCGGATCAGTGCCGAGGAGGCAGAGGTCCACCCGCAGCGGGCGCTGATCACCAACGCACTCGACGGTCGCGCCGACGTGGAGCCCGACCTGACGATGCGCGAGGCGCACGTCGGCGACCGGTACCTGATCTGCAGCGACGGGCTGTCCGGCGTGGTCAGCGCCGAGACCATCCGCGACACCCTCGGCGAGGGCAGCCCCGACGAGGCCGCGGAGAGGCTGGTCGCCCTCGCCCTGCGCGGCGGCGGGCCCGACAACGTCACGGTCCTGGTGGCCGACCTCGTCGACGAAGAGCCCACATCCAGCGCGCCGGTCATCACCGGCGCCGCGGCGGCGGAGATGCACAGCGGCGCCATCGAGGACAGCCCCGCGGCCCGCGCCCGCGCCGCCCGACCCACGCCCGAAGGCGTCGAGGACGAGCCGCCGATCCGGCATCGCCGGCGCGCCCCCCGGGCCCTCCTCGGCGGTGCGATCGTCGTGCTCGTCCTGGTCGCCGGGGTCGGCGCGGCCTACGCCTGGATCAACGGCCAGTGGTACGTCGGTGCCGCGCACAGCAACCATGCCGCCGGCGGGGACGACGTGGCGATCTTCCACGGCGTACCCGGGTCGATCGCCGGCGTCGCGCTGGCGCAGGAGCACGAGCGGGTGCAGCTGCCGGTCTCCGCGCTGCCGCAGTACGAGCAGCAGCCGGTGCGCGACGGCATCGCGGCCGGCACCCTCGGCGAGGCGCGCCGCATCGTCCACCGCCTGCTCGAGGAGACCTGCCCCTCACCGACCCCGTCGCCATCGGCCAGCCCCATCCCCACCCCCACCGCCACGCCGCGACCGACCGCCGGCCGCAGCCCCGCGCCGCGTCCGACGCCCAGCGCCACCCCGAGCCCGAGCCCGCTGATCCCGACCCCGCCACCGCCCCCGGCGTGCGAGGGGCTCAAGTGA
- a CDS encoding FHA domain-containing protein — protein sequence MDLAVFVVRFGVLALLWIFVIAAVVVVRSDVFGARSAARAAGGQTARRPAANTGGRPATATQARPRRRRDARVLAVTTGPLAGTTLTLGETPVTIGRNDDCTLVVSSDDYVSSRHARLTPTSDGWVLEDLQSTNGTYLDGQRVSGPVTVRVGTPIRVGQTAFELRR from the coding sequence ATGGACCTCGCCGTCTTCGTCGTCCGCTTCGGCGTGCTCGCGCTGCTGTGGATCTTCGTCATCGCCGCCGTCGTCGTCGTACGCTCCGACGTCTTCGGGGCCCGCAGCGCGGCCCGGGCCGCGGGCGGGCAGACCGCACGCCGGCCTGCGGCAAACACCGGTGGGCGCCCGGCGACGGCGACCCAGGCACGCCCTCGCCGCCGCCGCGACGCTCGCGTCCTCGCCGTGACCACCGGACCGCTGGCCGGCACCACGCTGACGCTGGGCGAGACGCCCGTGACCATCGGCCGCAACGACGACTGCACGCTGGTGGTCTCCTCCGACGACTACGTGTCGTCACGCCACGCGCGCCTGACACCGACCAGCGACGGGTGGGTGCTCGAGGACCTGCAGTCGACCAACGGCACCTACCTCGACGGCCAGCGCGTGAGCGGCCCTGTCACCGTACGGGTCGGCACGCCGATCCGGGTGGGGCAGACGGCGTTCGAGCTGCGGCGCTGA